One genomic window of Dermacentor andersoni chromosome 8, qqDerAnde1_hic_scaffold, whole genome shotgun sequence includes the following:
- the LOC140219934 gene encoding uncharacterized protein, whose protein sequence is MALNVEAPTKGPRVSEAQKETVVAFMQEHPQLAVRSSELGPRFTAADRRRLWQQLAEQLNTQGPVVKTVEQWQEWWRKQVFEARRNAAALAQEQRSTGGGRLHGFHGRVLQLTGTVRLHGVTDLPYQEQADVPTYGMEVVVEDEAAGVSTATPAEDPPRGAAPAERVAAAPVLQHPVRPPRRQRPRRVDTLTTMSSQCARSLEQGDEVLQVGRPFGVILHEGHKYSLGFVISKS, encoded by the exons ATGGCGCTTAACGTTGAAGCACCGACGAAGGGGCCGCGCGTGTCGGAAGCTCAGAAGGAGACGGTGGTCGCCTTCATGCAAGAGCATCCCCAGCTGGCTGTAAGATCCAGCGAGCTGGGGCCACGCTTCACTGCTGCCGACCGCCGACGGCTGTGGCAGCAGCTAGCCGAGCAGCTCAACACGCAAGGCCCCGTCGTGAAAACCGTCGAGCAGTGGCAAGAGTGGTGGCGGAAGCAAGTCTTCGAGGCCCGCCGCAACGCTGCCGCACTTGCCCAAGAACAAAG AAGCACAGGAGGGGGGCGGCTACATGGTTTTCATGGCCGAGTCCTGCAGCTAACCGGGACGGTCCGCCTCCACGGCGTGACCGACCTCCCCTACCAAGAG CAGGCTGACGTCCCCACCTATGGCATGGAAGTCGTCGTCGAAGACGAGGCTGCGGGCGTGAGCACAGCGACAC CGGCAGAGGATCCACCGCGCGGCGCGGCGCCTGCCGAAAGGGTGGCCGCTGCACCTG TGTTGCAGCACCCTGTTCGGCCACCACGTCGACAGCGACCGCGACGGGTGGATACCCTGACTACGATGTCTTCGCAGTGCGCCCGCAGCCTGGAACAGGGCGACGAGGTGCTGCAGGTTGGTAGGCCCTTTGGTGTCATTTTACATGAAGGACATAAATATTCTTTAGGCTTTGTTATAagtaaatcatga